The Vigna radiata chloroplast, complete genome genome contains the following window.
CACAGAATAAGGTTTGGTCCTATTCATGGCGATTCTGTAACTATTCCATTCCAAAAAGAGAAAAAAATTCGAAACAATTGGGATTTTTTGGAGATTGGATGCAGTTACTAATTCATGATCTGACATGTACAGAATGAAAACTTCATTCTCGATTCTACAAGAATTTTTATGAAAGCCTTTCATTTGCTTCTCTTCGATGGAAGTTTTATTTTCCCAGAATGTATCCTAATTTTTGGCCTAATTCTTCTTCTGATGATTGATTCAACCTCTGATCAAAAAGATATATCTTGGTTCTATTTTATCTCTTCAACAAGTTTAGTAATGAGCATAACGGCCCTATTGTTCCGATGGAGAGAAGAACCTATGATTGCCTTTTCGGGAAATTTCCAAACGAACAATTTCAACGAAATCTTTCAATTTCTTATTTTACTATGTTCAACTCTATGTATTCCTCTATCCGTAGAGTACATTGAATGTACAGAAATGGCTATAACAGAGTTTCTCTTATTCATATTAACAACTACTCTAGGAGGAATGTTTTTATGCGGCGCTAACGATTTAATAACTATCTTTGTAGCTCTAGAATGTTTCAGTTTATGTTCCTATCTACTATCTGGATATACCAAGAAAGATGTACGGTCTAATGAGGCTACTACGAAATATTTACTCATGGGTGGAGCAAGCTCTTCTATTCTGGTTCATGGTTTCTCTTGGCTATATGGTTCATCCGGGGGAGAGATCGAGCTTCAAGAAATAGTGAATGGTCTTATCAATACACAAATGTATAACTCCCCAGGAATTTTCATTGCACTTTTATTCATCACTGTAGGAATTGGGTTCAAGCTTTCCCCAGCCCCTTCTCATCAATGGACTCCTGACGTATACGAAGGAGTGCGGTTCGTTCGATAAATTTCTATCTCTTTCTCTATTTCTGAGATGTTTGGATTTTTCAAAACTCCATGGACATGCCGAAGAGAAATGCTATTCCCACTCCGACCAAGACATAACTTTACTTGTTCAAATAACAATTAAGGTGAAGCAGAGTCAGGAACAACGAATCCCTTTATGATAAACAGATTCATTTTTGCAAGTTCGTTATTACGGGTAGTTCCTACAAAGGATCGGACTAATGACGTATACAATACTTGAATTCTCGATGTAGATGCTACATAGTTGGTTCTCATCCTTCAGAGACTACGGGTATAATAGGAGCATCCGTCAACAAAAGGATCACCCTAAGATGATCATCTCGTGGCTATTGAGAACGAATCAAATCAGATGGTTCTATTTCTTATTCTTAATGTTTTCGATCTTGGTTCCGTAGGAACAAGTCATAGAGATTGAGAAAAATAGATCATTCACAACCACTGATGAAGGATTCCTCGAAAAGTTAAGGATTAGTAATCCTTTTGAAAATTCAAAATAGAAAGGATTCGGTCTTATACATACGCGAGGAAAGTAATCAAAAAAGAAAGAAGAACTCATCCTCTTTCTTTTATCACTTAGGAGCCGTGCGAGATGAAAGTCTCATGCACGGTTTTGAATGAGAGAAAGAAGTGAGGAATCCTCTTTTCGACTCTGACTCTCCCACTCCAGTCGTTGCTTTTCTTTCTGTTACTTCGAAAGTAGCTGCTTCAGCTTCAGCCACTCGAATTTTCGATATCCCTTTTTATTTCTCATCAAACGAATGGCATCTTCTTCTGGAAATCCTAGCTATTCTTAGCATGATATTGGGGAATCTGATTGCTATTACCCAAACAAGCATGAAACGTATGCTTGCGTATTCGTCCATAGGTCAAATCGGATATGTAATTATTGGAATAATTGTTGGAGACTCCAATGGTGGATATGCAAGCATGATAACTTATATGCTGTTCTATATCTCGATGAATCTAGGAACTTTTGCTTGCATTGTATCATTTGGTCTACGTACCGGAACTGATAACATTCGAGATTATGCAGGATTATACACGAAAGATCCTTATTTGGCTCTCTCTTTAGCCCTATGTCTCTTATCCTTAGGAGGTCTTCCTCCACTAGCAGGTTTTTTCGGAAAACTTCATTTATTCTGGTGTGGATGGCAGGCAGGCTTATATTTCTTAGTTTCAATAGGACTCCTTACAAGCGTTGTTTCTATCTACTATTATCTAAAAATAATCAAGTTATTAATGACTGGACGAAACCAAGAAATAACTCCTCACGTGCGAAATTATAGAAGGTCCCCTTTAAGATCAAACAATTCCATCGAATTAAGTATGATTGTATGTGTGATAGCATCTACTATACCAGGAATATCAATGAACCCTATTATTGAAATTGCTCAGGATACCCTTTTTTAGCTTCTAGAATCTATTTCTTAGTTCAACTCTTACCTTACTAACTGGAATCAAAGAATTAGTAGATATGCTCCGCCCAAAATGGGAATGGGCTAGGGTTATGAACTTAGAATCGAAAATCTGATGATCGAGTCGATTCCATGATTCTAAGTTCATTCTATACCGGACCCAACCGAAATGGGGTTATATACATTCTCATTATGAGAAGGGTTCATTCGAGCGTATCTAAATAGATACTATGTTTACATATAGATCTCTGCGTCC
Protein-coding sequences here:
- the ndhB gene encoding NADH-plastoquinone oxidoreductase subunit 2 gives rise to the protein MKAFHLLLFDGSFIFPECILIFGLILLLMIDSTSDQKDISWFYFISSTSLVMSITALLFRWREEPMIAFSGNFQTNNFNEIFQFLILLCSTLCIPLSVEYIECTEMAITEFLLFILTTTLGGMFLCGANDLITIFVALECFSLCSYLLSGYTKKDVRSNEATTKYLLMGGASSSILVHGFSWLYGSSGGEIELQEIVNGLINTQMYNSPGIFIALLFITVGIGFKLSPAPSHQWTPDVYEGSPTPVVAFLSVTSKVAASASATRIFDIPFYFSSNEWHLLLEILAILSMILGNLIAITQTSMKRMLAYSSIGQIGYVIIGIIVGDSNGGYASMITYMLFYISMNLGTFACIVSFGLRTGTDNIRDYAGLYTKDPYLALSLALCLLSLGGLPPLAGFFGKLHLFWCGWQAGLYFLVSIGLLTSVVSIYYYLKIIKLLMTGRNQEITPHVRNYRRSPLRSNNSIELSMIVCVIASTIPGISMNPIIEIAQDTLF